A region of the Alligator mississippiensis isolate rAllMis1 chromosome 5, rAllMis1, whole genome shotgun sequence genome:
AGATGCTGGAGACCGGAGGAGGCAGCTGAGGATCTTGGCTCTGCAGTCACTGAGATTGGTTAAAGTCACCTTTATCTGAGGTTGAAATACTCCGATCACGGGCTGAACCCAGGTTGTTTGTTGGTATGCAGCTTTCCAGCCAGTATTGGTATTCTTTGGGGCAGTTCATGTAGCACCTGGTCAAAAGGGGCCCCGATCCCTGCTTGAAGTTTCTAAGCTTGACTGTAATGCAGGTAATCTGCTTTTTCAAAATCGAGCTTCCTGTCGTGTAGGAATATCTTGCTGTTGCAGGGTTTTAGTATAGCCCAGGCATATGAAAGCATCATTTGGACTCTTTTTCTGTTCTAGCACATAATGGGATTGAGATTAAAATGGAAGAGCTGTGTCCATGCCCTGTTTTTGGAAACCTGGAACTGCCCCAGATGTTggcaaggagggaggaggaggacgtTCCTTGGAGCCCCGTTCTGGGGACGGGTTGTGGCAGTCGGGGCCAGCGGAGGAGCCAGGAGGGGACTGCATCAGGGCAGTTGTCCCTGCAGAATAGGGGCACCCCTGACATCCAGAGCAGCTTGGTTCCCCTGCCGAGTCACTCGGGGGAGAAACTGTTCCAGTGCggagagtgtgggaagagcttcccgCAGAAGTCCAGCCTGGTGACGCACCGCCTGACACACACGGGCGAGCGACCCTACGTGTGCGGCGACTGCGGCCAGCGCTTCAGCTGCAGGAAGTACTTTGTGCAGCACCAGCAAATCCACTTGGAGGAGAAGCCGTACAAGTGCCCGGTGTGCGAGAAGAGTTTCAAGCAGTTCTTCAACCTGACGGTGCAccagtgcatgcacacaggtGAGCGTCCCTGTGCATGCCCTGACTGCGGAAAGCACGTCAGCTGCAAGTTGTACTATGTGCTGCACTGGCGCCACCGCACCGGCAAGCGCCCCTACGTCTGCCCGCAGTGCGGCAAGTGCTTCATTCAGCAGTCTGAGCTCACCAGCCACTACCGCACCCACACCAGGGAGTGACCCTACGTGTGTGGGCAGTGTGGACAGAGCCTCACCCAGCAAGCAAAGCTCGCCACCCACCACTGCAGCCACACCAGCTggcaggccccagccagggtgcagctgcagcctggagcttgGCTTCCTGCTCCTGGAGAGGAGTCACGCCAAGAGTaaggctgctgggtgctgtgcaGGGTAAGCTTGGCCTGGTGAGGCATCAGATGAGTAGCAGAGGGGAGACACGCTGTAAATGCCAGTGGgtgtgacagctgctgctgttgaaaGACACATCTACTCCATCACCAGTATATGCACACCAAGACACGACCCCTTCCAGTGTGGGGAGTGTGGAAGGAGCTTCTGCTACTCCAGTTGCTCCCTTATTCAGGGAAagc
Encoded here:
- the LOC109284329 gene encoding transcriptional repressor RHIT-like translates to MEELCPCPVFGNLELPQMLARREEEDVPWSPVLGTGCGSRGQRRSQEGTASGQLSLQNRGTPDIQSSLVPLPSHSGEKLFQCGECGKSFPQKSSLVTHRLTHTGERPYVCGDCGQRFSCRKYFVQHQQIHLEEKPYKCPVCEKSFKQFFNLTVHQCMHTGERPCACPDCGKHVSCKLYYVLHWRHRTGKRPYVCPQCGKCFIQQSELTSHYRTHTRE